In the genome of Mytilus edulis chromosome 3, xbMytEdul2.2, whole genome shotgun sequence, one region contains:
- the LOC139517873 gene encoding uncharacterized protein isoform X1: MKIATIESELIYNLVKDYLDGVDRGSGCMWIGLYWELQTLRHVWDDGEPLTWAHWYTGEPSCTNPTYDTQCNGIERKCVSFTQEFNFRTKDCNGMCNMLCESNRSRIEITTSSNNLTLSSATPTEITTSSNNLTLSSATPTEITTSNINLTLSSATPTEITTSSNNLTLSSATPTEITTSSNNLTMSSATPTEITTSSNNLTLSSATPTEITTSSNNLTLSSATPTEITTSSNNLTLSSATPTEITTSSNNLTLSSATPTEITTSSNNLTLSSATPTEITTSSNNLTLSSATPTEITTSSNNLTLSSATPTEMTTATPTEIATSNINLKLSSATPTEELSSTTEITNVITASPALNTLWKVGAWSFHYIHLDNKDVNLTHARKLCKEKNMDIVMIKDEGRWQIIKDIIQYLQLTGINNTGYWIGMVWHENLQKHKWLDNHTVTWTKWSDEEPKCMGGRRTLWSAVGVCQGKIQNCVVSNGSFVRTSNCSNLHKVICQQYIPLVAASTDVVETRPKLLNCKCSMQKINQKWHFLDGANISETKVENLVQKDFEDNVKGKISVNKSSLSSVFQKRNSIDDKRPESKAIGWSATLFVAIPVTFIIIVDVIDMMRYLRSP, translated from the exons ATGAAGATAGCAACGATAGAATCAGAACTTATCTATAACTTAGTGAAGGATTATCTCGATGGTGTTGACAG GGGAAGTGGATGTATGTGGATCGGACTCTATTGGGAGCTACAAACATTACGTCACGTGTGGGACGATGGTGAACCCCTTACCTGGGCACACTGGTATACTGGTGAGCCTTCTTGTACGAATCCAACGTATGATACTCAATGCAATGGTATCGAAAGAAAATGTGTGTCCTTCACTCAGGAATTTAATTTCAGAACTAAGGATTGCAATGGAATGTGTAATATGTTATGTGAAAGCA ACAGGTCACGTATAGAGATAACAACAAGTAGTAATAACTTGACACTGTCGTCAGCCACACCTACAGAGATAACAACAAGTAGTAATAACTTAACACTGTCGTCAGCCACACCTACAGAGATAACAACAAGTAATATTAACTTAACACTATCGTCAGCCACACCTACAGAGATAACAACAAGTAGTAATAACTTAACACTGTCGTCAGCCACACCTACAGAGATAACAACAAGTAGTAATAACTTGACAATGTCGTCAGCCACACCTACAGAGATAACAACAAGTAGTAATAACTTGACACTGTCGTCAGCCACACCTACAGAGATAACAACAAGTAGTAATAACTTGACACTGTCGTCAGCCACACCTACAGAGATAACAACAAGTAGTAATAACTTAACACTGTCGTCAGCCACACCTACAGAGATAACAACAAGTAGTAATAACTTGACACTGTCGTCAGCCACACCTACAGAGATAACAACAAGTAGTAATAACTTAACACTATCGTCAGCCACACCTACAGAGATAACAACAAGTAGTAATAACTTGACACTGTCGTCAGCCACACCCACAGAGATAACAACAAGTAGTAATAACTTGACACTGTCGTCAGCCACACCTACAGAGATGACAACAGCCACACCTACAGAGATAGCAACAAGTAATATTAACTTAAAACTATCATCAGCCACACCTACAGAAGAATTGTCTTCGACAACAGAGATTACAAACGTTATAACAGCATCTCCGGCTTTGAACACTTTATGGAAGGTTGGAGCATGGTCATTCCATTACATTCACCTTGATAATAAAGACGTGAATTTGACCCATGCACGAAAACTATGTAAAGAGAAGAACATGGACATCGTTATGATCAAAGATGAAGGTAGATGGCAGATTATAAAAGATATCATTCAGTATCTACAACTTACTGGGAT TAATAACACTGGTTATTGGATTGGTATGGTATGGCACGAAAACCTTCAAAAGCACAAATGGCTAGACAATCACACAGTTACATGGACTAAATGGTCCGATGAAGAACCGAAATGCATGGGAGGAAGGAGGACGTTGTGGTCAGCAGTGGGAGTATGTCaaggaaaaatacaaaattgtgtTGTTTCTAATGGCTCTTTTGTCAGGACTAGTAACTGTTCTAATCTACATAAAGTCATTTGTCAACAGT ATATACCTTTGGTTGCAGCATCAACTGATG TTGTAGAGACACGGCCAAAACTTCTCAACTGTAAATGTTCTATGCAGAAAATAAATCAGAAATGGCACTTTCTTGATGGAGCTAACATTTCGGAGACAAAAGTTGAAAACTTGGTTCAGAAAGACTTTGAAGATAATGTAAAGGGAAAAATAAGTGTTAACAAGTCATCACTGTCAAGTGTATTTCAGAAAAGGAATTCTATAGATGATAAAAGACCTGAATCTAAAGCAATAGGATGGTCGGCAACACTGTTTGTAGCAATTCCAGTTACCTTTATTATAATAGTTGATGTGATAGACATGATGAGATATTTACGTTCGCCATAG
- the LOC139517873 gene encoding uncharacterized protein isoform X2 gives MKIATIESELIYNLVKDYLDGVDRGSGCMWIGLYWELQTLRHVWDDGEPLTWAHWYTGEPSCTNPTYDTQCNGIERKCVSFTQEFNFRTKDCNGMCNMLCESNRSRIEITTSSNNLTLSSATPTEITTSSNNLTLSSATPTEITTSNINLTLSSATPTEITTSSNNLTLSSATPTEITTSSNNLTMSSATPTEITTSSNNLTLSSATPTEITTSSNNLTLSSATPTEITTSSNNLTLSSATPTEITTSSNNLTLSSATPTEITTSSNNLTLSSATPTEITTSSNNLTLSSATPTEITTSSNNLTLSSATPTEMTTATPTEIATSNINLKLSSATPTEELSSTTEITNVITASPALNTLWKVGAWSFHYIHLDNKDVNLTHARKLCKEKNMDIVMIKDEGRWQIIKDIIQYLQLTGINNTGYWIGMVWHENLQKHKWLDNHTVTWTKWSDEEPKCMGGRRTLWSAVGVCQGKIQNCVVSNGSFVRTSNCSNLHKVICQQYIPLVAASTDETRPKLLNCKCSMQKINQKWHFLDGANISETKVENLVQKDFEDNVKGKISVNKSSLSSVFQKRNSIDDKRPESKAIGWSATLFVAIPVTFIIIVDVIDMMRYLRSP, from the exons ATGAAGATAGCAACGATAGAATCAGAACTTATCTATAACTTAGTGAAGGATTATCTCGATGGTGTTGACAG GGGAAGTGGATGTATGTGGATCGGACTCTATTGGGAGCTACAAACATTACGTCACGTGTGGGACGATGGTGAACCCCTTACCTGGGCACACTGGTATACTGGTGAGCCTTCTTGTACGAATCCAACGTATGATACTCAATGCAATGGTATCGAAAGAAAATGTGTGTCCTTCACTCAGGAATTTAATTTCAGAACTAAGGATTGCAATGGAATGTGTAATATGTTATGTGAAAGCA ACAGGTCACGTATAGAGATAACAACAAGTAGTAATAACTTGACACTGTCGTCAGCCACACCTACAGAGATAACAACAAGTAGTAATAACTTAACACTGTCGTCAGCCACACCTACAGAGATAACAACAAGTAATATTAACTTAACACTATCGTCAGCCACACCTACAGAGATAACAACAAGTAGTAATAACTTAACACTGTCGTCAGCCACACCTACAGAGATAACAACAAGTAGTAATAACTTGACAATGTCGTCAGCCACACCTACAGAGATAACAACAAGTAGTAATAACTTGACACTGTCGTCAGCCACACCTACAGAGATAACAACAAGTAGTAATAACTTGACACTGTCGTCAGCCACACCTACAGAGATAACAACAAGTAGTAATAACTTAACACTGTCGTCAGCCACACCTACAGAGATAACAACAAGTAGTAATAACTTGACACTGTCGTCAGCCACACCTACAGAGATAACAACAAGTAGTAATAACTTAACACTATCGTCAGCCACACCTACAGAGATAACAACAAGTAGTAATAACTTGACACTGTCGTCAGCCACACCCACAGAGATAACAACAAGTAGTAATAACTTGACACTGTCGTCAGCCACACCTACAGAGATGACAACAGCCACACCTACAGAGATAGCAACAAGTAATATTAACTTAAAACTATCATCAGCCACACCTACAGAAGAATTGTCTTCGACAACAGAGATTACAAACGTTATAACAGCATCTCCGGCTTTGAACACTTTATGGAAGGTTGGAGCATGGTCATTCCATTACATTCACCTTGATAATAAAGACGTGAATTTGACCCATGCACGAAAACTATGTAAAGAGAAGAACATGGACATCGTTATGATCAAAGATGAAGGTAGATGGCAGATTATAAAAGATATCATTCAGTATCTACAACTTACTGGGAT TAATAACACTGGTTATTGGATTGGTATGGTATGGCACGAAAACCTTCAAAAGCACAAATGGCTAGACAATCACACAGTTACATGGACTAAATGGTCCGATGAAGAACCGAAATGCATGGGAGGAAGGAGGACGTTGTGGTCAGCAGTGGGAGTATGTCaaggaaaaatacaaaattgtgtTGTTTCTAATGGCTCTTTTGTCAGGACTAGTAACTGTTCTAATCTACATAAAGTCATTTGTCAACAGT ATATACCTTTGGTTGCAGCATCAACTGATG AGACACGGCCAAAACTTCTCAACTGTAAATGTTCTATGCAGAAAATAAATCAGAAATGGCACTTTCTTGATGGAGCTAACATTTCGGAGACAAAAGTTGAAAACTTGGTTCAGAAAGACTTTGAAGATAATGTAAAGGGAAAAATAAGTGTTAACAAGTCATCACTGTCAAGTGTATTTCAGAAAAGGAATTCTATAGATGATAAAAGACCTGAATCTAAAGCAATAGGATGGTCGGCAACACTGTTTGTAGCAATTCCAGTTACCTTTATTATAATAGTTGATGTGATAGACATGATGAGATATTTACGTTCGCCATAG
- the LOC139517873 gene encoding uncharacterized protein isoform X3 codes for MKIATIESELIYNLVKDYLDGVDRGSGCMWIGLYWELQTLRHVWDDGEPLTWAHWYTGEPSCTNPTYDTQCNGIERKCVSFTQEFNFRTKDCNGMCNMLCESNRSRIEITTSSNNLTLSSATPTEITTSSNNLTLSSATPTEITTSNINLTLSSATPTEITTSSNNLTLSSATPTEITTSSNNLTMSSATPTEITTSSNNLTLSSATPTEITTSSNNLTLSSATPTEITTSSNNLTLSSATPTEITTSSNNLTLSSATPTEITTSSNNLTLSSATPTEITTSSNNLTLSSATPTEITTSSNNLTLSSATPTEMTTATPTEIATSNINLKLSSATPTEELSSTTEITNVITASPALNTLWKVGAWSFHYIHLDNKDVNLTHARKLCKEKNMDIVMIKDEGRWQIIKDIIQYLQLTGIYTFGCSIN; via the exons ATGAAGATAGCAACGATAGAATCAGAACTTATCTATAACTTAGTGAAGGATTATCTCGATGGTGTTGACAG GGGAAGTGGATGTATGTGGATCGGACTCTATTGGGAGCTACAAACATTACGTCACGTGTGGGACGATGGTGAACCCCTTACCTGGGCACACTGGTATACTGGTGAGCCTTCTTGTACGAATCCAACGTATGATACTCAATGCAATGGTATCGAAAGAAAATGTGTGTCCTTCACTCAGGAATTTAATTTCAGAACTAAGGATTGCAATGGAATGTGTAATATGTTATGTGAAAGCA ACAGGTCACGTATAGAGATAACAACAAGTAGTAATAACTTGACACTGTCGTCAGCCACACCTACAGAGATAACAACAAGTAGTAATAACTTAACACTGTCGTCAGCCACACCTACAGAGATAACAACAAGTAATATTAACTTAACACTATCGTCAGCCACACCTACAGAGATAACAACAAGTAGTAATAACTTAACACTGTCGTCAGCCACACCTACAGAGATAACAACAAGTAGTAATAACTTGACAATGTCGTCAGCCACACCTACAGAGATAACAACAAGTAGTAATAACTTGACACTGTCGTCAGCCACACCTACAGAGATAACAACAAGTAGTAATAACTTGACACTGTCGTCAGCCACACCTACAGAGATAACAACAAGTAGTAATAACTTAACACTGTCGTCAGCCACACCTACAGAGATAACAACAAGTAGTAATAACTTGACACTGTCGTCAGCCACACCTACAGAGATAACAACAAGTAGTAATAACTTAACACTATCGTCAGCCACACCTACAGAGATAACAACAAGTAGTAATAACTTGACACTGTCGTCAGCCACACCCACAGAGATAACAACAAGTAGTAATAACTTGACACTGTCGTCAGCCACACCTACAGAGATGACAACAGCCACACCTACAGAGATAGCAACAAGTAATATTAACTTAAAACTATCATCAGCCACACCTACAGAAGAATTGTCTTCGACAACAGAGATTACAAACGTTATAACAGCATCTCCGGCTTTGAACACTTTATGGAAGGTTGGAGCATGGTCATTCCATTACATTCACCTTGATAATAAAGACGTGAATTTGACCCATGCACGAAAACTATGTAAAGAGAAGAACATGGACATCGTTATGATCAAAGATGAAGGTAGATGGCAGATTATAAAAGATATCATTCAGTATCTACAACTTACTGGGAT ATATACCTTTGGTTGCAGCATCAACTGA